The Pyrococcus kukulkanii genome contains a region encoding:
- a CDS encoding iron-sulfur cluster assembly protein: MEVLEKLKEVKNPFTGQDIVSEGLVTKVAKEDNKVIIYVAFARNTPRKPAAMAMVWPIQAKIVKEIVNVLKDYEIEILDDLTLQRYYPVEEG, translated from the coding sequence TTGGAAGTTCTTGAGAAACTGAAGGAAGTCAAGAACCCATTCACGGGCCAAGATATAGTTAGTGAGGGCCTCGTAACTAAGGTTGCTAAGGAGGACAACAAGGTAATTATTTACGTGGCCTTTGCAAGGAATACGCCAAGAAAGCCCGCAGCAATGGCAATGGTATGGCCAATTCAGGCTAAGATAGTGAAGGAGATAGTTAATGTTCTAAAAGATTACGAGATTGAGATTTTGGATGATCTAACACTCCAAAGGTACTATCCGGTGGAGGAGGGATAA
- a CDS encoding cation:proton antiporter has translation MKILLLIAVMLATAKLMGYLFERLGQPVVLGQIFGGLLIGIFFETNPVIEQFANLGVLLLLFIAGLESELEEFKRVGKQSVMVASLGVLVAFLSGFAVAYFFVPLDEAILYGAMMTPTSVSITVKVLMELRKLNTRESTTILAAAVVDDVLGILVLTVAISMIKGGEINYASLAEVILSVSLLLFFFLYFGPGVADRVFRVLSRIDLPESETAFALVFLIVFAFLAEHLNLASILGAYLTGLALGQSSKKKSIMDHMNVLGYSLFIPLFFVEVGMRIKINYILHAGLFAVLYTLAAVLSKIIGCGFGAKLAGFDWSSSLRIGVGMIPRMGVELAMLAVAMRSGVIGPDALAVAILMVFITTTITPPILKWLYSK, from the coding sequence ATGAAGATACTCCTCCTAATAGCGGTAATGCTCGCAACAGCGAAGTTGATGGGGTACCTCTTCGAAAGACTGGGTCAGCCGGTAGTGCTCGGCCAGATATTCGGGGGCCTGCTGATTGGCATTTTCTTCGAAACAAATCCCGTGATAGAGCAGTTTGCTAATCTCGGCGTTCTTCTTCTCCTCTTCATTGCCGGACTCGAGAGCGAGCTTGAAGAGTTCAAACGCGTTGGAAAACAAAGCGTAATGGTTGCAAGTCTGGGCGTTCTGGTCGCCTTCCTCTCCGGCTTCGCGGTGGCTTACTTCTTCGTTCCTCTTGACGAGGCAATTCTTTACGGTGCAATGATGACGCCAACAAGCGTGAGCATAACTGTCAAGGTGCTAATGGAGCTCAGAAAGTTAAATACGCGTGAAAGCACGACTATCTTGGCTGCTGCCGTCGTTGATGATGTTCTCGGAATCCTTGTTCTCACTGTGGCAATTTCGATGATAAAAGGTGGAGAAATCAACTATGCAAGCCTCGCCGAGGTTATCCTCTCGGTTTCACTCCTACTTTTCTTCTTTCTTTACTTTGGACCAGGGGTTGCGGACAGGGTCTTTCGCGTTCTTTCTAGGATTGATCTGCCAGAGAGCGAGACGGCCTTTGCACTCGTTTTTCTCATAGTCTTTGCATTTCTCGCGGAGCACCTGAACCTCGCCTCGATACTCGGTGCATACCTCACAGGCCTTGCCCTTGGTCAGAGCTCCAAGAAGAAGTCAATAATGGATCATATGAATGTCCTCGGCTACTCTCTCTTCATCCCTCTCTTTTTCGTTGAGGTGGGGATGAGGATAAAAATAAATTACATCCTCCACGCGGGTCTCTTTGCAGTTCTTTACACTCTCGCGGCCGTGCTCAGCAAAATAATTGGCTGCGGTTTTGGTGCTAAGTTAGCTGGGTTTGATTGGAGCTCCTCCCTTAGAATAGGCGTTGGAATGATTCCGAGAATGGGCGTTGAGTTAGCAATGCTAGCTGTTGCTATGAGAAGCGGGGTAATAGGTCCTGATGCCCTAGCGGTAGCAATCCTTATGGTATTCATAACGACGACCATAACTCCCCCAATACTCAAGTGGCTGTACTCAAAGTAA
- a CDS encoding helicase C-terminal domain-containing protein, protein MLEYFPYQSLRPHQEEFINLVREAVKSGNNLIVEAPTGFGKTISVLAGVLPYAISLGYKVIYLARTHKQMDRVIEELKAIRKVGKVSGVEFRSRKDLCLHKYIQTFAPDAYTSMVVCKSLRKLGKCKFYENLREKKDRVKEIVEFFLERPSFPWEVLEYSELLELCPYEVTRKVGEKANVIVASYLYMLNPWIRQAFMDSLGVDYSDLIVIFDEAHNVPDQAISTLSDRLSVRTIERAIKEAHEYGEDDVENFLSIFLKGLEILYRKRFENYESFEVPIRPQEVFEHPMLVLSYSPRDLTEIINYMVEIGDAIREDKIERNLPPRSYVGRVGEFLWNWLSVGDREDYIHLFSKERGLALELVALDPSVALDFVNEVHSAIFMSGTLSPLEAFRDIVGVKAELKKFPRMVKRENAIVLVARDVSTRGEERSPNLYRKIAEYIFEAVKIIPKNVGVFTASYEVLEGIISTNIHIKIEEEVGKKVFIEKKDASSSENDAMVAEFKSHAKKNGAVLFGVMGGRNSEGQDYSGDEMNGVVLVGIPYARPTPRVQAQIRYFEKKFPGKGRYYGYVLPAHRKLAQAAGRVHRSAEEKGSIVILDYRVLWSNVKKDLPDWMIETMKSVTLPLMKIKLRRFWRSGESGR, encoded by the coding sequence ATGCTGGAGTACTTCCCCTACCAGAGCCTTCGACCGCATCAGGAGGAGTTCATAAACTTGGTTAGAGAAGCCGTTAAAAGCGGAAATAACTTAATAGTGGAGGCTCCCACGGGGTTCGGGAAGACGATAAGTGTTCTGGCAGGAGTGTTGCCATATGCAATCTCCCTGGGGTACAAGGTGATCTACCTAGCGAGGACTCATAAGCAGATGGATAGGGTTATAGAAGAGCTCAAGGCAATAAGAAAGGTGGGAAAAGTTAGTGGAGTTGAGTTCAGGAGCAGGAAGGATCTGTGCCTACACAAGTATATTCAAACGTTCGCCCCAGACGCTTACACGAGCATGGTCGTCTGTAAAAGTCTTAGGAAGCTTGGGAAGTGCAAGTTCTATGAGAACCTAAGGGAGAAGAAAGATAGGGTTAAGGAGATAGTTGAATTCTTTCTGGAGAGACCCTCTTTTCCCTGGGAAGTCCTTGAGTACTCGGAATTGCTGGAGCTATGTCCTTATGAGGTAACTAGGAAGGTGGGGGAGAAGGCCAACGTAATAGTAGCGAGTTATCTATATATGTTAAACCCATGGATCAGGCAGGCCTTTATGGACAGCCTTGGAGTTGATTACTCTGATCTGATAGTAATATTCGATGAGGCTCACAACGTTCCAGATCAGGCAATCTCAACGTTAAGCGACAGACTAAGCGTGAGGACTATAGAGAGGGCCATTAAAGAGGCCCACGAGTATGGAGAGGATGACGTTGAAAACTTTCTTTCCATATTCCTGAAGGGGCTAGAGATACTGTACAGGAAGAGATTTGAGAACTACGAATCCTTTGAGGTTCCCATAAGGCCCCAGGAAGTCTTTGAGCATCCAATGCTTGTCCTCTCCTACTCCCCCAGAGATCTGACTGAGATCATAAATTACATGGTCGAAATTGGAGATGCAATAAGAGAGGATAAGATCGAGAGGAACCTTCCTCCAAGGAGCTACGTTGGAAGGGTAGGAGAATTTTTATGGAACTGGCTTTCCGTTGGCGACAGGGAGGATTATATCCACCTCTTCAGCAAGGAAAGGGGACTCGCTCTAGAGCTCGTAGCCCTTGATCCTTCAGTGGCCTTAGACTTCGTCAACGAGGTTCACTCGGCAATCTTCATGTCAGGAACGCTCAGCCCCTTAGAGGCATTTAGGGATATCGTGGGTGTAAAGGCCGAGCTAAAGAAGTTCCCCAGAATGGTAAAAAGGGAAAACGCAATAGTTTTAGTTGCGAGGGATGTTTCGACGAGGGGGGAAGAAAGAAGCCCTAACCTGTACAGGAAGATCGCTGAATACATTTTTGAGGCTGTAAAAATAATTCCCAAGAATGTGGGCGTTTTCACGGCTTCATACGAAGTATTAGAGGGGATAATAAGCACTAACATTCATATAAAGATTGAGGAAGAAGTAGGAAAGAAGGTATTCATAGAAAAGAAGGATGCAAGCTCAAGTGAAAATGATGCCATGGTGGCAGAGTTCAAGTCACATGCAAAGAAAAATGGGGCGGTTCTCTTTGGCGTTATGGGCGGAAGGAACAGCGAAGGTCAGGACTACTCGGGGGATGAAATGAACGGAGTAGTTTTGGTGGGCATTCCCTACGCTCGGCCAACCCCAAGGGTTCAAGCCCAAATAAGGTACTTCGAGAAGAAGTTTCCTGGGAAGGGGAGGTACTATGGCTACGTTCTACCTGCCCACAGGAAGCTCGCTCAAGCCGCTGGAAGGGTTCATCGCTCAGCGGAGGAAAAAGGAAGCATAGTAATCCTTGACTACAGGGTTCTGTGGAGTAACGTTAAAAAGGATCTCCCCGACTGGATGATTGAGACTATGAAATCAGTGACTTTGCCCCTCATGAAGATCAAGCTTAGGAGGTTCTGGAGGTCTGGTGAGAGTGGAAGGTGA
- the ndk gene encoding nucleoside-diphosphate kinase: protein MEEVERTLVIIKPDAVVRGLIGEIISRFEKRGLKIVGMKMIWIDRELAEKHYEEHKGKPFFNALIEYITKAPVVVMVVEGRYAIEVVRRMAGATDPKDAAPGTIRGDYGLDIGDAIYNVIHASDSKESAEREISLYFKPEELFEYCKAADWFYKEKRKAKC from the coding sequence ATGGAAGAAGTGGAGAGGACTCTTGTAATAATAAAACCTGATGCTGTTGTTAGGGGACTTATTGGTGAAATAATAAGCAGGTTTGAGAAAAGAGGACTAAAAATCGTTGGGATGAAGATGATTTGGATAGACAGGGAATTGGCAGAGAAGCACTACGAAGAGCACAAGGGTAAGCCCTTCTTCAATGCCCTTATAGAGTACATTACAAAGGCTCCCGTAGTTGTAATGGTGGTTGAGGGTAGGTACGCAATCGAGGTTGTAAGGAGGATGGCTGGAGCAACGGATCCCAAGGATGCGGCCCCAGGAACCATTAGGGGGGACTACGGCCTCGATATTGGAGATGCAATATACAATGTAATTCACGCAAGTGACTCAAAAGAGAGTGCTGAAAGGGAGATCAGCCTGTACTTCAAGCCAGAAGAGCTGTTTGAGTACTGCAAGGCAGCTGACTGGTTCTACAAGGAAAAGAGAAAAGCTAAATGCTAG
- a CDS encoding chloride channel protein: MKVNKLENDLQMMSWAKVIFASIIAGIGGGLGALLFRFLVNVTTTFFFDVLSAKFKLFLMPIIGALLIYPIVKNNPRVRGTGVPEVIESVIFRKGEISGKFAILKVVATSITIGSGGSAGREGPIGFIGASIASWIGRRLSLSPQMKRLITTCGLAAGISGTFNTPLAGAMFALEVIYMGAFSLNLVPIFISSIIGNAITLTFLGRAFEVEIPAGLSHSISEGLYYVLMGIIMGVLAPIFAKSLYKTGDMLERIPLLLRLILAALIVGVLGSQLEGYGIFGVGYEGLQLALLGKLGPGIMITLAVAKAVATIFTIASGFSGGIFAPSLYIGAMLGGAFAMLFHLNPQSYSLVGMAAFFSALTQAPIAQILMVVELTRGYSLLPAVMIASTVSFLTARFIFKGSSIYTLKLEKRGMRIRTGKPMILEMVKVEDIMSKEVICLKAGFSNEEVISKATQTGHDCFPVLDDNEKVIGIICVQDVLRGIKEPLKAHTIEKDRTARDALEILMGQRILPVVDETGKLVGVVTKSDVYRAYYMALEETFIEGGP; the protein is encoded by the coding sequence GTGAAGGTTAATAAGCTTGAGAACGATTTACAGATGATGAGCTGGGCAAAGGTAATATTTGCTTCTATAATCGCTGGGATCGGAGGAGGATTAGGAGCATTACTTTTCAGATTCTTGGTTAACGTTACAACGACGTTTTTCTTTGACGTTTTGTCTGCTAAGTTCAAGTTGTTTCTGATGCCAATAATAGGGGCCCTTCTAATATACCCAATCGTCAAGAACAATCCAAGGGTTAGGGGGACGGGAGTTCCTGAGGTTATAGAGAGCGTAATATTCAGGAAAGGAGAGATAAGTGGGAAATTTGCAATATTAAAGGTTGTTGCGACATCAATAACGATAGGCTCTGGGGGAAGCGCAGGCAGGGAGGGTCCGATAGGGTTCATAGGTGCATCAATAGCATCTTGGATCGGCAGGAGACTTTCCCTCTCACCTCAAATGAAAAGACTTATAACAACATGTGGACTTGCTGCCGGAATATCAGGAACTTTTAACACTCCCCTTGCTGGGGCTATGTTCGCCCTTGAGGTTATTTATATGGGCGCATTTTCTCTAAATTTAGTCCCAATATTTATCTCATCGATAATAGGAAATGCCATAACCCTAACATTCCTTGGGAGAGCCTTTGAAGTTGAAATACCTGCTGGATTATCTCATTCAATTTCTGAGGGTCTTTATTATGTCCTTATGGGAATAATTATGGGAGTTTTGGCTCCAATTTTTGCCAAATCCCTCTATAAAACTGGGGACATGCTAGAGCGAATTCCACTCCTTCTAAGGTTGATTCTTGCTGCGTTAATTGTTGGGGTTCTTGGATCCCAACTGGAGGGCTATGGAATATTTGGTGTTGGGTACGAGGGTCTTCAGTTGGCTTTACTTGGGAAATTAGGACCGGGGATCATGATAACCCTAGCAGTTGCAAAGGCCGTTGCTACGATTTTTACCATTGCATCAGGATTTAGCGGTGGTATTTTTGCCCCTAGCCTCTATATAGGCGCAATGCTTGGTGGAGCGTTTGCCATGTTGTTTCACTTGAATCCTCAAAGCTATTCCCTCGTTGGAATGGCTGCATTTTTTAGTGCGTTAACCCAGGCACCGATAGCCCAAATTCTGATGGTAGTTGAGCTCACGAGAGGATATTCCCTCCTACCGGCGGTAATGATAGCTTCAACTGTCAGCTTTTTGACTGCGAGGTTTATATTCAAGGGATCCTCGATTTACACCCTTAAGCTTGAGAAGAGAGGGATGAGGATAAGAACTGGAAAGCCGATGATACTTGAAATGGTAAAGGTTGAAGATATAATGTCTAAGGAAGTTATTTGTTTGAAAGCTGGATTTAGCAATGAAGAGGTTATTTCAAAAGCTACACAAACTGGCCACGACTGTTTTCCAGTTTTAGACGATAATGAGAAAGTTATTGGCATTATCTGTGTGCAGGATGTTTTAAGGGGGATAAAAGAACCTTTGAAAGCGCACACGATTGAGAAAGACAGGACTGCCAGAGATGCACTTGAGATCTTAATGGGACAGAGAATTCTGCCAGTAGTTGATGAGACTGGGAAATTAGTTGGAGTTGTTACTAAAAGTGATGTATATAGGGCTTATTATATGGCCCTCGAGGAAACATTCATAGAGGGTGGGCCATGA
- a CDS encoding CBS domain-containing protein, producing MDTLNPKEGSKNLKAKKLKIIRNKRRMLQLKRKEELSYNIRYISKVPVKLVMDREFLTLQPEDPISLLVQSLRGEESSAVVVDEKGHLLGFITMKDLLRFFEPPRKYSIVGVGLLKKYSIDRASRVKDIMIRRPITIHVDENLGRAIQIMLETGKHHLPVVDDENRVHGILEVKDIIRLIRIVSA from the coding sequence ATGGACACATTAAACCCCAAGGAAGGCTCCAAGAACTTGAAGGCGAAGAAACTCAAAATAATTCGCAATAAACGCAGGATGCTCCAGCTCAAGAGAAAGGAGGAACTAAGCTATAACATCCGCTACATCTCCAAGGTTCCTGTGAAGCTCGTCATGGATAGGGAGTTCTTAACCCTTCAGCCTGAAGATCCAATATCGCTACTTGTCCAGAGCCTCCGCGGCGAAGAGAGTTCAGCGGTGGTCGTGGATGAGAAGGGTCATCTCCTTGGCTTCATCACGATGAAGGATCTCCTCCGCTTCTTTGAGCCTCCGAGGAAGTACTCCATAGTAGGTGTAGGCCTCCTCAAGAAGTATTCTATAGACCGTGCCTCCCGTGTAAAGGACATAATGATTCGCAGGCCCATAACGATTCACGTCGATGAGAACCTCGGGCGGGCGATACAAATAATGCTCGAAACTGGAAAGCACCACCTCCCTGTCGTGGATGACGAGAACCGCGTTCATGGCATCCTTGAGGTCAAGGACATAATCCGCCTAATCCGCATAGTTTCGGCCTGA
- a CDS encoding GNAT family N-acetyltransferase: protein MIREATLDDTMRIVKCHLSDVDIPEYPRLSVFDRYKYGGPWMSVETCSIHLNYMFLHNQPVLVAEIGNEVVGELELLIEEEMFLKKLRKVCNADVLIVHRGFRGKGIGKALMQKAEEFAKAKGCDVILVTPEDRSYGFYKRLGYKKLLENYVVKISTGNFDPEDAKLCSFSWEKVKRLELVAGRFQSSYHHWFSSFVDLIADIDKILEAGRLGKSYYVIRELPNGFGGIYVWGHEKDIPGILGRAKKYFSEVITAISRDLIEELEPEILRRNIILGKWIS, encoded by the coding sequence ATGATAAGGGAAGCAACTCTAGATGACACCATGAGAATAGTGAAGTGTCATCTTTCTGACGTTGATATTCCAGAATATCCCAGGTTAAGCGTTTTTGATAGGTATAAGTATGGGGGACCTTGGATGAGCGTTGAGACTTGCTCAATCCATCTAAACTACATGTTTCTTCATAACCAGCCAGTCTTAGTTGCAGAAATTGGAAATGAGGTTGTTGGAGAGCTTGAACTCCTAATTGAGGAGGAAATGTTTCTAAAGAAACTTAGGAAAGTGTGTAACGCAGATGTTCTTATAGTTCACAGGGGCTTTAGGGGGAAGGGGATTGGCAAGGCATTAATGCAAAAAGCGGAGGAATTTGCTAAGGCTAAAGGATGTGATGTCATATTAGTGACTCCTGAGGACAGGTCCTATGGTTTCTACAAGAGACTGGGATACAAAAAGTTGCTAGAGAACTATGTCGTTAAGATAAGCACTGGGAATTTTGACCCAGAAGATGCAAAGCTTTGCAGTTTTTCGTGGGAGAAAGTAAAGAGACTTGAGCTTGTCGCTGGAAGATTTCAAAGTTCGTATCATCACTGGTTTTCAAGCTTTGTAGACTTAATTGCAGATATAGATAAAATTTTAGAGGCAGGGAGATTAGGAAAATCATACTACGTCATAAGAGAGTTACCCAACGGATTTGGAGGGATTTATGTTTGGGGACACGAAAAGGACATTCCAGGAATCCTTGGGAGAGCTAAAAAGTATTTCAGTGAAGTGATAACAGCAATCTCCCGTGATTTAATCGAGGAGTTAGAACCTGAAATTCTTAGGAGAAATATCATCTTAGGAAAGTGGATATCGTAA
- a CDS encoding CDC48 family AAA ATPase, protein MILGRGDEKKEEIKLRVAEALKWDVGRGIVRFDRKYQRMLGVQAGDIVEIEGERVTAAIVANAHPDDRGLDIIRMDGYIRRNAGVSIGDFVTVRRAQVREAKKVVLAPAQRGVIIQIPGDIIKNNLLGRPVVKGDIIVASGRGEFYSGTPFDELFRGFFEAMSVGFGELKFVVVNTIPKGIVQITYNTEVEVLPQAVEVREEKVPEVTYEDIGGLKDAIEKIREMVELPLKHPELFERLGIEPPKGVLLYGPPGTGKTLLAKAVANEANAYFIAINGPEIMSKYYGESEERLREIFKEAEENAPAIIFIDEIDAIAPKREEVVGEVEKRVVSQLLTLMDGLKSRGKVIVIAATNRPDAIDPALRRPGRFDREIEVGVPDKQGRKEILQIHTRGMPIEPDFEKDAVLKVLKELEREERFDKTVISELMEKVKEASSEEEIKETLKKDGKVYVEVKARLIDKLLDELAEITHGFVGADLAALAREAAMVVLRRLIKEGKINPEAETIPREVLEELKVTKRDFLEALKMVEPSALREVLIEVPNVHWDDIGGLEEVKQQLREAVEWPLKYPKAFKKLGITPPKGILLYGPPGTGKTLLAKAIATESQANFIAIRGPEVLSKWVGESEKRIREIFRKARQAAPSIIFIDEIDAIAPARGTSEGEKVTDRLINQLLTEMDGIQENSGVVVIAATNRPDILDPALLRPGRFDRLILVPAPDEKARLEIFKVHTRNMPLAKDVDLRELARRTEGYTGADIAALVREAALNALKRAVSSLPREIVEEESEEFLNNLVVTRRDFEEAFKKVKPSVTKYMIEYYKQFEESRKRMGGETVKEPDYFTG, encoded by the coding sequence ATGATACTTGGGAGAGGGGATGAAAAGAAGGAAGAAATAAAGCTTAGGGTTGCCGAGGCTTTAAAATGGGATGTGGGAAGGGGAATAGTTAGGTTTGACAGAAAATACCAAAGAATGCTGGGTGTTCAAGCTGGAGACATCGTTGAGATTGAAGGAGAAAGAGTTACGGCTGCCATTGTTGCAAATGCTCATCCAGACGACAGAGGACTTGATATAATTAGAATGGATGGTTACATAAGGAGGAATGCTGGAGTTAGTATAGGAGACTTTGTAACTGTTAGGAGGGCCCAAGTTAGAGAAGCTAAGAAAGTTGTCTTGGCACCCGCTCAAAGGGGGGTTATCATCCAGATACCTGGGGACATAATAAAGAATAATCTCCTTGGAAGGCCAGTTGTAAAGGGAGATATAATAGTTGCAAGCGGTAGGGGCGAGTTCTATTCAGGCACTCCCTTCGATGAACTATTCAGAGGATTCTTTGAGGCGATGTCCGTTGGCTTTGGTGAGCTAAAGTTCGTAGTCGTCAACACGATACCCAAAGGAATTGTTCAGATAACTTATAATACCGAGGTCGAAGTTCTTCCTCAGGCAGTCGAAGTTAGAGAAGAGAAGGTTCCAGAGGTTACCTACGAGGACATCGGTGGTCTTAAGGATGCAATAGAAAAGATAAGAGAAATGGTTGAGTTACCCCTCAAGCATCCTGAATTGTTTGAAAGGTTAGGAATAGAGCCTCCAAAGGGTGTTCTCCTCTATGGTCCGCCAGGGACAGGTAAAACGTTGTTAGCTAAGGCTGTGGCTAATGAGGCTAATGCTTACTTCATTGCAATCAATGGGCCAGAGATAATGAGCAAGTACTATGGAGAAAGCGAGGAGAGGCTTAGGGAAATATTCAAGGAGGCTGAGGAGAACGCTCCAGCAATAATCTTCATAGACGAGATTGACGCAATAGCACCAAAGAGGGAGGAAGTTGTTGGTGAAGTGGAAAAGAGGGTTGTATCCCAGTTACTAACTTTGATGGATGGTCTTAAGTCAAGAGGTAAAGTGATAGTTATCGCAGCCACTAACAGGCCTGATGCTATTGATCCGGCTTTGAGGAGGCCTGGGAGGTTTGATAGGGAGATTGAGGTTGGTGTTCCAGACAAGCAGGGTAGGAAGGAAATCCTACAAATCCACACAAGAGGAATGCCAATAGAACCAGACTTCGAAAAAGATGCAGTGTTGAAAGTTCTCAAGGAATTAGAGAGGGAAGAGAGATTTGACAAGACTGTTATCTCTGAGCTCATGGAGAAAGTGAAAGAAGCAAGTAGCGAAGAGGAGATAAAGGAAACCCTCAAAAAGGACGGCAAGGTATATGTTGAGGTTAAGGCAAGGCTTATTGATAAGTTGCTCGACGAGCTTGCAGAGATAACCCATGGATTCGTTGGTGCTGACTTAGCTGCACTGGCCAGAGAAGCTGCAATGGTCGTTCTGAGAAGGCTAATCAAGGAAGGCAAGATAAACCCAGAGGCCGAAACAATTCCGAGAGAAGTTCTTGAAGAACTCAAGGTAACGAAAAGGGACTTTCTTGAGGCCTTAAAAATGGTTGAGCCTTCGGCATTGAGGGAGGTGTTGATTGAAGTTCCAAACGTCCACTGGGATGACATCGGAGGCCTTGAAGAGGTAAAACAACAGCTCAGGGAGGCGGTAGAGTGGCCGCTTAAGTATCCGAAGGCCTTCAAAAAGCTGGGTATAACTCCACCCAAAGGTATCCTCTTGTATGGACCCCCAGGAACTGGTAAAACTTTATTAGCTAAGGCAATAGCTACTGAAAGTCAGGCAAACTTCATAGCCATTAGGGGCCCAGAAGTTCTGAGCAAGTGGGTTGGTGAAAGTGAAAAGAGGATAAGGGAGATCTTCAGGAAGGCAAGGCAGGCTGCCCCGTCGATAATATTTATCGACGAAATTGATGCCATAGCTCCAGCGAGGGGAACCTCTGAAGGTGAGAAGGTTACTGACAGGTTAATCAATCAATTACTAACTGAGATGGACGGAATACAAGAGAACAGCGGTGTCGTTGTTATTGCCGCAACGAACAGGCCAGATATACTTGATCCAGCCCTGCTTAGGCCAGGAAGATTTGACAGGTTGATTCTGGTTCCGGCGCCTGATGAGAAGGCGAGGCTTGAGATATTCAAGGTACACACAAGGAATATGCCGCTAGCAAAAGACGTCGACCTCAGGGAATTGGCCAGGAGAACTGAAGGATACACAGGAGCTGACATAGCGGCCCTAGTGAGAGAAGCAGCACTAAATGCCCTAAAGAGGGCAGTTTCCTCTTTGCCCAGAGAAATTGTTGAAGAGGAAAGCGAGGAGTTCTTGAACAACCTTGTAGTCACAAGAAGGGACTTTGAGGAGGCATTTAAGAAGGTCAAGCCGAGCGTTACTAAGTACATGATTGAATATTATAAGCAGTTCGAGGAGAGCAGAAAGAGAATGGGTGGTGAAACCGTTAAGGAGCCTGATTACTTTACCGGCTGA
- the porB gene encoding pyruvate synthase subunit PorB: MAVRKPPVTTREYWAPGHAACAGCGCAIALRLATKAFSEAMEEKYGDPNAFAIAQATGCMEVVSAVFPYTAWKVPWVHVAFENAAAAASGIEAAWKKKGIKGKILAIGGDGGTADIGLQALSGMLERWHNVVYLMYDNEAYMNTGIQRSSSTPYGAWTTTSPPGKYSIGEDKPKKWVALIAAAHQVPYVATASIGNPFDFIKKVKKAAKVDGPAFIQVHCTCPTGWRTPLEKGVEIARLAIETGIWPLFEIEYGDIWNIKIQPPGGGAKVHKEGGRVVRIEFKKPIEEYLKLQGRFKHLFKRPEAIEELRNQIKAMWKVLGVEAILPKPEE, encoded by the coding sequence ATGGCAGTTAGAAAGCCTCCCGTTACTACTCGTGAGTATTGGGCTCCTGGTCACGCTGCCTGTGCTGGATGTGGGTGTGCTATAGCTCTAAGACTTGCGACCAAGGCCTTTAGTGAGGCCATGGAGGAGAAGTATGGTGATCCAAATGCTTTTGCCATTGCCCAAGCAACTGGATGTATGGAGGTAGTTTCGGCAGTATTTCCATACACCGCTTGGAAAGTTCCATGGGTTCATGTTGCATTTGAGAACGCTGCAGCAGCGGCAAGTGGGATTGAAGCAGCATGGAAAAAGAAGGGAATTAAGGGGAAGATTCTTGCCATAGGTGGCGATGGTGGTACGGCAGATATAGGTCTGCAAGCTCTCTCGGGAATGCTCGAAAGGTGGCACAATGTAGTATACCTGATGTACGATAATGAGGCCTACATGAACACCGGAATCCAGAGATCAAGCTCAACGCCCTACGGAGCATGGACTACAACATCACCGCCAGGAAAATACTCAATTGGTGAGGACAAGCCAAAGAAGTGGGTTGCTCTCATTGCAGCTGCCCATCAAGTCCCATATGTCGCAACTGCTAGCATTGGTAACCCATTCGATTTCATAAAGAAAGTAAAGAAAGCTGCTAAAGTTGACGGTCCAGCGTTTATCCAGGTTCACTGTACCTGCCCAACTGGATGGAGGACACCGCTTGAGAAAGGTGTTGAGATAGCAAGACTTGCGATTGAGACTGGGATATGGCCACTCTTTGAGATCGAGTATGGGGACATATGGAACATTAAGATCCAGCCACCAGGAGGAGGAGCGAAAGTACACAAGGAAGGCGGAAGGGTGGTGAGGATAGAATTCAAGAAGCCAATTGAAGAGTACCTTAAGCTTCAGGGAAGATTCAAGCACCTATTCAAGAGACCTGAAGCTATTGAGGAACTTAGGAACCAGATAAAGGCCATGTGGAAGGTACTTGGTGTTGAGGCAATTCTCCCCAAGCCTGAGGAGTGA